Proteins from one Oryza sativa Japonica Group chromosome 12, ASM3414082v1 genomic window:
- the LOC136354600 gene encoding uncharacterized protein: MESKIRVLMVQLQTEVVQTIMKKEMKKSMTCPRQLGNDIDVFLEPVIDDLEILWKEGVETWDAYGQDNFMLRVLLFCTMNDYPALGNLSGQTMKGKKACSDCMEHTRSWWLKKSRKMVYMGHRRWLPLWHAFRRKKKIFNGKKELGSAPADLSGGQIHNMVKDITNEFGKKRKHSKEDKKRMWKKKSIVWRLPYWEDLEVRHCIDLMHVEKNVCDSLLGLLLNMPGKTKDGLNTRLDLQEMNIRSELQPVTDEKTGRVYVPPACHTLSKDEKIAMLSCLADIKILPVAIRGILPPQVHHTIQRLCAFFNAIGQKIIDSEDLDGLQADIVRTLCHLEMYFPLAFFDIMVHLTVHLVKQTKIFGPAFMREMWPFERYMGILKSYVRNRAKPEGSIIEGYMTKEAIEFCIDYMAETDPIGVPASRHEGRLAGVGTTGRKRIVPDQASYAQAHFAVLQHMAEVTSYFEEHLAKVRRDNIGRLDIWINREHGARFNECWVNIRIGVKVDKEGFTLVDLAKVGYADEPFVLAKQVEQIFYIKDPANKKMHVVRDGKRRIVGADNVVDEEEYNKNLHVRPQIDLDDDPEDEVA, translated from the exons atggagagcaagatcCGGGTACTGATGGTGCAGCTGCAAACAGAAGTGGTGCAGACAATCATGAagaaggagatgaagaagagcatgacat GTCCGAGACAACtcggcaatgatatcgatgtgttcTTGGAGCCTGTTATCGATGACCTTGAGATTCTGTGGAAAGagggtgtggaaacttgggatgcatatggtcaggacAACTTCATGCTacgagttctattgttctgcaccatgAATGATTATCCCGCGCTGGGTAATCTTTCTGGACAAACCatgaaaggaaagaaggcatgctctgACTGTATGGAACATACACGCAGTtggtggctgaagaaatcaagaaagatGGTTTACATGGGTCATAGGAGATGGCTCCCCCTATGGCACGcctttagaagaaagaagaaaattttcaatGGTAAGAAAGAACTTGGGTCTGCCCCTGCGGATTTGTCCGGAGGTCAGATACACAACATGGTGAAGGACATTActaatgagtttgggaagaaaagaaaacatagcaaggaggacaagaagaggatgtggaagaaaaaatccatagtttggcggctaccttactggGAAGATCTTGAggtccgtcattgcattgatctgaTGCACGTAGAGAAGAATGTGTGTGATAGCTTGCTGGGGTTATTGCTGAATATGCCTGgcaagacaaaggacgggttgaatACGCGTCTTGATCTACAGGAGATGAACATTCGCAGTGAACTTCAGCCTGTTACGGATGAGAAGACAGGAAGAGTGTATGTCCCACCAGCTTGCCACACattgtcgaaggatgagaagatcgcaatgCTATCATGTCTGGCAGATATTAAA atcttgccagttgctatcagaggcattctaccaccaCAAGTCCATCACACGATCCAACGGCTTTgtgccttcttcaatgcaatcgGTCAGAAGATTATAGATTCAGAAGACCTAGATGGGTTGCAGGCCGATATTGTCAGAACCCTGTGTCACTTGGAGATGTATTTTCCACTGGCTTTCTTCGATATCATGGTTCATCTCACTGTTCACCTagtgaagcaaacaaaaatatttgggCCAGCTTTTATGAGAGAAATGTGGCcgttcgagaggtacatgggaaTTCTGAAGTCTTACGTTCGGAACAGAGCAAAACCAGAGGGGAGCATAATTGAAGGTTACATGACCAAGGAGGCCATTGAGTTCTGTATCGATTACATGGCCGAGAccgatcctatcggagttccCGCGTCTCGCCACGAAGGAAGGTTGGCAGGTGTTGGCACAACTGGAAGAAAAAGAATTGTTCCCGATCAAGCTTCGTACGCGCAGGCTCATTTCGCAGTGCTGCAACATATGGCTGAAGTAACCTCATACTTTGAGGAGCATTTAGCGAAGGTCCGACGGGACAATATTGGTCGATTAGATATTTGGATCAATAGAGAACATGGTGCTCGcttcaacgaatg TTGGGTGAATATCCGCATTGGTGTCAAAGTCGACAAGGAAGGATTCACATTAGTGGACCTGGCCAAGGTTGGATATGCAGACGAACCATTCGTACTAGCGAAGCAGGTCGAACAGAttttctacataaaagaccccgcaaacaagaagatgcacgTCGTTAGGGATGGCAAGCGAAGAATTGTGGGGGCGGACaacgtcgtcgatgaagaagaatacaacaAGAATCTTCATGTGAGACCTCAGATcgaccttgacgatgatcccgAAGATGAAGTGGCGTAA